ACGGTAATAAAAAATGAGCCTGGGGGAAAAAATCCCCAAGCTCGTTTTTCTGGTATTAATAAATAAAATCAGCTGGATCTAAATCAGTTAAATAACGGCCGGGTAAGTAACCGCGGTCTTGAATCTGATACCACACGACGCCATTGTCATCAACTAGTCGTTCAGTTAATGCCACCCGTTCACCATGAGTGACGGTGGTTAGATAGCGGCCATAAGGTTCCAAGTAAGTGTGCACTTGTTTATTCGGGACAAAGCTGACGCGACCAGTTTGACGAACTTGTCGTTTGTTGCGCGCTTGATAACTAGCGGGTAGTTTGGGTAATAATTGTTGACTGTTAGTTAATTGTAAATGACTTTCAGGAATCCACTGGCTATCACCAATCATATACCAGATGGTCTGGTCAGTGAGCTGCACCCGCATATACGTTTTATAAATACTGCCGGGTTGTAGCGCTGTTAAATAAGTGGTCGTAGTGGCACCCGGTGATGGTAGCACTGGTGTGACAGTTTTAATTTGGATAAAGCCGGTGCTTAAATCAGTTTTAAGCCAAGTTTGATTGCGGTAAAAAAAGAGGACCGTTTTTGAATGGGTCGTATATTCACCAGTCAAGTCCCCAACGGAGCGTAGCAGTTTGAAACCGGCTACAGTGGGCGCCGTGACTTGGTAAGGCTGACCTAATTTACCACGGGTCATAATCGGCAGGCCGATGAGTTGACGTTGATCAATATCATAGGCATAAACCCACACTGGTTGTCCGGCTTGGCGTTCATAAGTTAAGATGATTTGGGCTTGTGGCGTGGTGAACCACCGGGTTAGGCCAGCAATGTTGACGAGATGATAGCCCGGAATGCTGACTTCTGGCAGGTGAATCTCGGCCCCAACGAAACCGGCAATCATTTCAGTCGGTTGTAATTCGTGACCAGTGTCATCCAAGTGATGGACTAAAATTAGGGCATCCTTGTGTTGAACAGCAGGCGTCGCGGCTCGGTCGCTGGTTGGTTCTGCTGTGGTCGTTTCGGCAGCAGTCGCAGCGACCACTTTCGGTCCCACACTGACTGGATTATTGAGGTCGTGCAACATTGATTTTAAACGATCGAGAAAATGCACAAGACCACTCCTTTCATAAAAAAGTTTATTAAATACAGTATAACGCAATCATTACCGTTCTGGCATGGTTTAAGTGAATTGTAAAAAGTGAGTCGCCAATCTCGTGTATACTAAGATTAAATAGGGGGAAGTTGGCAATGAATTTAAAACAGTTACGGTATTTTTTAGCGGTGGCTGAAGAGGGCCAGATGACAGCTGCTGCGAAGCGCCTGCATGTGGCGCAACCACCATTGAGCTATCAGATTAAACAACTAGAGTTAGAACTTGGGGTGGTCTTGTTTAAGCGATTACCCCAAGGCGTTACGGTGACGGCGGCCGGGCAATTATTAATTGGTTACGCCCAGCAGTTAACGCAATTGTCGGCGACTGCTGAAAATAAGATCCGAGCGTTGGCTCAGGGGATTACGGGTACCTTGAATTTAGGGACGGTCTCATCGTCGGCGGGCGTTATGCCGAATCAGGCTTTGTTGCAATGGTTGAAGCAATATCCAGATGTCCAGTT
This region of Lactobacillus sp. CBA3605 genomic DNA includes:
- a CDS encoding MucBP domain-containing protein; its protein translation is MHFLDRLKSMLHDLNNPVSVGPKVVAATAAETTTAEPTSDRAATPAVQHKDALILVHHLDDTGHELQPTEMIAGFVGAEIHLPEVSIPGYHLVNIAGLTRWFTTPQAQIILTYERQAGQPVWVYAYDIDQRQLIGLPIMTRGKLGQPYQVTAPTVAGFKLLRSVGDLTGEYTTHSKTVLFFYRNQTWLKTDLSTGFIQIKTVTPVLPSPGATTTTYLTALQPGSIYKTYMRVQLTDQTIWYMIGDSQWIPESHLQLTNSQQLLPKLPASYQARNKRQVRQTGRVSFVPNKQVHTYLEPYGRYLTTVTHGERVALTERLVDDNGVVWYQIQDRGYLPGRYLTDLDPADFIY